The Streptomyces sp. NBC_00435 nucleotide sequence CGCTGTTCGGGATGCTCCTGCCCCTGGTCACGGCGATCTTCGGCGTCGGCACCGCCATCTCGGTCATCGGACTGCTGAGCCACGCCATCACCATGGCCGACCTCTCCTCGATCCTCGCCACCCTCGTCGGCCTGGGCGTGGGCATCGACTACGCGCTCTTCGTGGTCACCCGTCACCGCAAGGGCCTGCTCCAGGGACTCGATCCGGAGGAAGCCGCCGTCCGCGCGGTCAACACCTCCGGCCGGGCCGTGGTGTTCGCGGGCGGCACCGTGTGCGTGGCGCTGCTCGGCATGTTCACGATGCGGCTCAAGTTCCTCAACGGCGTGGCCATCGGCTCCGCGCTCACCGTGGTCCTCACCGTGGCCGCCTCGATCACCCTGCTCCCCGCGCTCCTCGGGATCCTGCGCATGCGCGTCCTCAGCCGCCGCCAGCGCCGCCGACTCGCCGCCGACGGACCGGTGGCGGCCGGTACGAGCGGTGCCGCCGCACGCTGGTCCGCCCTGGTGCAGAAGCGCCCGTGGCCGCTGGCGGTGCTCGCCCTCCTGGTGATGGCGGCGATCTCGCTGCCCACCCTCTCGCTGCGCCTCGGCTCCTCCGACCAGGGCAACAACCCTGACACGACGACCACGCGCAAGGCCTACGACCTGCTCGCCGACGGGTTCGGCCCCGGCTTCAACGGCCCGCTGACCATCGTCGCCGAGACCCCGGCCGCCGCGGACCACGCGGCCCTGAGCACCCTGGTGCTCAAGTTGAAGGAGGTCCCCGGGATCGCCGAGGTCGTGGCCGTGCCCGCGGCGCCGGACGCCACGGTCGCCCTGGTGCGCGTGGTACCGACCACCTCGCCGCAGGCCGAGGAGACCGACGAGCTCATCGACCGGCTGCGCTCCGACGTGATCCCTCCCGTCGAGCGCGGTACGACGCTGCGCGCGCACGTCGGCGGACAGACCGCCCTGTTCAAGGACTTCGCGACCGTCCTCGAGCACCGGCTGCCGCTGTTCATCGGCGTGATCGTGGCGCTCGGCTTCGTCCTGCTGCTGCTCGCCTTCCGGTCCCTCGTCGTCCCGCTGACCGCGGCGCTGATGAACCTCATCGCCGCGGCCGCCTCGTTCGGCCTGCTGGTGGCGCTGTTCCAGTGGGGCTGGGGCGGTGAGGCGGTCGCCGCGGGCCGGGCCGGGCCCATCGAGTCCTTCCTGCCCATGATCATGCTGTCGCTGCTCTTCGGACTGTCGATGGACTACCAGGTGTTCCTCGTCAGCCGCATGCACGAGGAGTGGGTGCACTCCGGTGACAACGCCCGCGCGGTGCGGGTCGGCCTGGCCGAGACCAGCCGGGTCATCAACTCCGCGGCCGTCATCATGATCTGCGTCTTCAGCGCGTTCGTCCTCAACGGCGAGCGGCAGATGGCGATGTTCGGGATCGGGCTCGCGGGCGCCGTCGCGATGGACGCCTTCGTCCTGCGGACGGTCCTGGTGCCCGCGCTGATGCACGTACTGGGCCGGGCCAACTGGTGGCTGCCCGCATGGCTCGACCGGGCGCTGCCGCACGTGGCGGTGGAACCGGCCGAGGAGCCGGTGTCCGCCGCGGCGGACCAGCGCGAGCCGGTGGGTGCGGGCGACCGCGCCTGACCCTCCGCGACACGGCGATGGCCCCGGCCCCGGAAGGGGGCGGGGCCCTCGCCATGTGCGGCGCGCCAGCGACGACCTGCGGACCCGGTCGTGCCGACACGTAGCGAACACGCAGGCCCTGTCCGACGCTCCCCGAACGACCCGCCGTGCCCAGCGCCAGCCTGCGCGACGAGGCGCGAGGAGGCACGGATGCTGGCCGTGGGCCTGCGCGGGGCCCTGCTCGGGCACCGGGACCGCGAGCGGCCGCTGGCCGGTGCGGCCGCTGGCCGGTGCGGCCGCGTACGGCACCGGCCCCGGCCCCGGCACGGTGACGGGCCACGTCACGGGCCTCGTCCTGCGGGAGCGGAGCGGGAACCGCGGCACGTCCGCGGTGGACGGGGGACCGCGCGAGGCCTCCCTCAACACCACCGGGCGCCGCGCCCAGCTCGCCGTCCGGCCCGCTCCTGGACCCCCGACGGCCGGGGCTGGCGGCCCGCAAGCGGTCCCGGCGCACGCGCGGAAGGCCCGAACCCCCCCCTATGGAAGAGGGAGTTCGGGCCTTCAGGCACGCCGGCGCGCACGGTGCGCCGTCAGTCGACGAGCAGGTCCCCGTCGATCCGGATGGACTTGTTGCCGTACGCGATCGTGTCGAGGATCTTGCGGTAGAGCGGGGTGTGACGCACCACGCCCGCGAGCCTGGGCCGCACCCGGGTGGCGAAGGTCCCCGTCGAGAGCATCGCCCGGCTCTGGACGGTCTGCAGCCGCGCCATCCGGGCGATGTCGGGGGCCCGCCGCCGCTCGAACTCGCCCAGGACGCCCGCGCTCGCGTCCTGTCCGCGCACCGCGCCGACCAGGACCGGATGGGCGAGGACCGCGTCCTGCACCGCGAGGTTGATGCCCTGCGCGCCGATCGGGCTGTGGGTGTGGGCCGCGTCGCCGATCAGCAGCAGTCCGTCGGCGGCCCAGCGTTCGGCGCGGCCGGAGAACACGTCGAGCAGGCTCACGTCCTTGAACGACTTGATCTGCTCGTGGATCAGGTCGGCGTACGGGGGCACCGCGCGGGCGAGTTCGGAGCGCACGTGCTCGAACCCCTGGGTGACCACCTGCTGGTAGCCCTTGTGGGGCAGGGTCCAGCCGACCTGGATCCGGTCGGGGAAGGAGTCGTAGGCGAGGACGGGGCTGGATCCGGAGCGGAACACCCGTACGTCCCGCAGCCCGCCGGGGGCCGGCGCCTCGTCGGAGCGGAGCTTGAACCACAGGACGTCCAGGTCGAACGCCTCGGTGCGGCCCGCGTCGATGCCCGCGAGCTGGCGCGTCTTGGAGAAGCGGCCGTCCGCGCCGACCACGGCCCGGGCCCGGACCAGGACCGGCCCGCCCGCGCCGTCCGCGCGTACGCCGCGCACCACACCGTTCTCGCGCACCAGCCCGGAGACCCGGCGCCGGTCGAGGTAGGTGAAGTCCTCGTACTTCTCCAGGTGCAGCAGCAGTTCGTCCAGCACATGGGCCTGCGGAATGCTCAGCAGGTGGTCGTACGGGGCCGGCAGCGCCCGGTAGTCGATGTCGAGCAGCACCCGGTCCTGCTCCACGAGACGGAACCGGGCGTGCTCGTGGCAGCCCCGGGCGCGGGCCCCGGCGAGGACTCCGAGCTCGTCGAGGAGGCGCATGGCGCCCGGCTGGAGGATCTCCCCGCGGAACTCCCGTTGTCCGGCGCGGTGCTTCTCGACCACGGCGACCCGCACGCCCGACCGTACGAGCAGCAGCGCGAGCACCAGGCCCGCCGGGCCCGCGCCCACGACGCAGATGTCGGTGGTGACTTCGTCCTCGGCTGTCATCGTCCTGTCTCTCCTTCTCTCCTTCTCTCCCCGGAGCGTTCGGCCCGGGTGGAGTGCCGGGGGGCTCAGAGCAGCCCGAGGCCGCCGTCCGCGGTGATGACCTGGCCGTGGATCCAGCGGGCCTCGTCGGTGCACAGCAGGGCCACGACGTCCGCGACGTCCTGCGGGGTGGTGAGACGGCCGGCCGGGGTACGGGCCGCCAGGACGGCGGCGGCCTGCGGGTTCGGCGTGGCCGCGCCCTTGTCGATCTTGGCGGTGGCGACGGCGTTCACCGTGATGCCGCGGCCCGCGAGCTCCACGGCCAGGTAGCGCACCAGGCTTTCGAGGGCCGCCTTGGCCACGCCCTGGCCGACGTAGTGCGGGATCACCGAGCGCGCACCGCTGCTGGAGACGGCCACGATGCGGCCGCCGCGGCCCTCCATCGCCCGGGCGAGCAGGGGCGCCGCCGTGAGCAGCGGATCGATGCCCGCGGCGATGTCCGCGCGGACATGGGCCGGGTCGGCGCCCACCGCGGGCGAGGGGTGCCAGGAGGCCGCGCTGTGCACGAACACGTCGATCCCGCCGTGCTCGTCGCGCACCCGGTCCAGGAGCCCGGTCAGCTCCTCGGCCCGGGTCACGTCGGCCCGTACCGCGAAGGCCTCGCCCTTCAGCCCGGACAGCTCCTGGACCGCGCTGTCGGCATCGGCCTCGCTGTGCGCCCAGTTGACGATCACCCGGGCGCCCGCGGCGCAGAGCGTACGGGCCACCGCGAGGCCGACGCCGCGGGTCGCCCCGGTGACGACGGCGACCTTGCCCGTGAAGGCCCCTTCCAGTGTGGTCATGGTGCTACCGCCTCCTTGGGCGCCGCGGTGGCCTCGAGCCGTGCCACGAGGGCGTCCCGGAGCAGCCGGCGCTGGATCTTGCCGTTCCCGGAACGCTCGATGGCATCGACCAGCTCCACGTGGTGGACGTGCTGGTAGTAGGGGACGCGCGCGGCCACGTACGACACGATGTCGCCGACCGCCGCGCCGGCGTCCGCCCGTCCCTCGGCGGTGAGGACCACGAAGGCCGCGGCGACCGCGCCGTGGCGCTCGTCGGGCAGGCCGACGACGACGACCTCGCGCACCCGCGGGTGGCGGGCGGCGACCTGCTCGATCTCGGAGGGCGCGACGAGGAAGTTGTCGCACTTGAAGACGTCCCGCAGCCGGTCGACCACGAACAGCCGGCCGCTCTCGTCGATCCGGCCCACGTCTCCGGTGGTGAACCAGCCGTTGGCGTCGGTCTCGGAGCCGTCCGGGCGGCCGATGTAGCCCTTCATCACCTGCGGTCCCCGCAACTGCACCTCGCCGGTGGATCCTTGCGGCAGCACCGACCAGGACTCGGTGTCCACGATCCGGCACTCGGTGTCCCGGACCGGGCGGCCCACCGAGCCGTGGGCCGGCCGGCGCGGGTCGTCGCTGTGGGTCAGCGGGGAGGTCTCCGCGAGCCCGTAGCCCTGGAAGACGGGTACGCCGAACCGCTCGGTGAGGGCCCGGGCCGCCGCCGGGGCGAGCGCCGAACCGCCCGAGGCCACGTACCGCACGCTGGTCAGCTCCAGTCCGTCCGGGACGGGGGCGGTGGCCAGCCGGGCCAGGCGCACGGGAAGGCTGTAGAAATGCGTCGCGCCCGTACGGTTGGCCTCGTGGACGGCGTCGACGGGGTCGGGCGCCAGGCACAGGACCTGGGTGGCGCCCGCGCGCACCGCGGAGTTGAGGTGCATCGGGTGGTAGGTCGGCAGGTGGTTCACCGCCACCGACCCGCTGTCCAGCAGGTGCGCTTCGGCGACCTGCTCGGCATTGGTGGTGACGTTGCGGTGGGTCAGTCGGACCCCCTTGGGCAGTCCGGTGGTGCCGCTCGTGAACTGTACGCAGGCCACGTCGTCGGGGCCCGGACGGGTGGCGGGGTCCGCCGCGGCGGCGCCGTGCGCCGCTCCGACCAGCTCGGCCAGGGTCCGTACGCCCGGCGCCTCGTCCTGGTCCGGGTCCGGGTCCAAGTCCGCGGCCACGGATGCCGGTGCCGGTGCGGCGGCCGGGCCGATCAGCACGATGTGGCGCAGGTGCGGCAGCTTCTCGCGGAGCGGCAGCAGCCGCGCGTACAGCCCGGCGTCGACGAGGGCGACGCGCGCCTCGCACAGGGAGAGCACGTGCAGCAGGCCCTCCTCGCGCAGCAGCGGATTGACGACGGCGGTGACCAGGCCCGCGCGGACGGCGGCGTAGTAGGCGACGGCGAAGTCGGGGTCGAGGACGGAGGAGACGGCGACCGCGGCGCCCGGCTCGGGCAGCAGCCCGCGCAGGGCACCCGCGGTCGCCTCGACCTGTGCCTCCAGGGTGGCGAAGTCCAGGCTGCGCTCCCCCGCCGTGATGGCGGTGCGGCCCGGGTGGGCCCGGGCCGCCTCGGCCACCAGGTCGTCGAGGCGGGTGGTGGCGTCAGCCACGACGGGCCTCCGCGAAGTCCTTGGCGTGGCCGAGGGTGGCGCGCGAGTTGGTGCTCAGGGCGCCCGTGACGAACTCGCGGGCCTTCTCGACATCCGCGTCGGGACCAAGGATCCTGGTGATGTTGTCGGTGTTGAGGATGCAGGTGTGCTGCGAGGTGGCCAGCACGCCGTCGCCGTCCTCGACGAGGGTCCACCGGCCGGTGTGCAGGAGCAGCAGCGCGGGCAGGGTGATCTGCTTGTACGCGATGGCCTCGTGCGGGAAGCAGACCCGGATGGACTTGGTGGTGTGCGCGGATCCGTCCTTGGCGAGGGTGTCCATCTCCAGGGTCTGCAGACCCGGCGTCTCCTCGGTCAGCTCGACACGCTTGACGTGCGGGAGCCGCTCGGTCCACAGGCCGGCCTCGTTCAGGAAGTCGTAGACGTCCTTGGCCTCGCCGGCGATGCGCACGGTGTCCTCGAAGGAGAACGTCAGCTCGGCCTCGTGCGTGGCGCGTTCCACGTTGACCTTGAGGGCGTTCAGCTCGGAGCGGCTGTTGCGGTCGACGGCCTCGTCGATCCACTTCAGCGACTCCGGGTCGTCGTCGACGGCCCGGTAGTCGTGCAGCAGGCGGACCTTGGCGCTGTCCGCACCGAGGGGCTCGATGATCCACGTACCCCCCATGGCGGCGACCGGCGGGGCGGAGACCTCCTGGCGGAAGGTGATGCGCAGCGCCTCGGGGTCCAGGGTGCGGTGCGACGTCCAGTTCTTGGCGGTGCCGTTGGCGGTCGCCCAGATGCGGATGCGCTCCTCGCGCTCGCCCCGTTCGACGTGGTCGACGTAGACGCTCGGCGGGAAGATCAGCGGCCAGTTGGTCACCTCGGCTATCAGCCGGTAGACCTCGGTGGCGGGGGCCTGCACCGTGATCTC carries:
- a CDS encoding MMPL family transporter encodes the protein MSALARWCFRHRWSVVLLWLVLLVSATSASSALGNRFANDFNLPDSDSARALKLLDKAFPNQNGETDTIVWHIREGSVRDAAPKERVERMLADLGKLPDVANVASPFAEGGATQISADGRTAYAPVTFSKSGEKLTAEQMKEFVATAKAAGQGTGLQVEAGGDAINLAEEEGGHTAELVGVVAAAVVLFLAFGSLFGMLLPLVTAIFGVGTAISVIGLLSHAITMADLSSILATLVGLGVGIDYALFVVTRHRKGLLQGLDPEEAAVRAVNTSGRAVVFAGGTVCVALLGMFTMRLKFLNGVAIGSALTVVLTVAASITLLPALLGILRMRVLSRRQRRRLAADGPVAAGTSGAAARWSALVQKRPWPLAVLALLVMAAISLPTLSLRLGSSDQGNNPDTTTTRKAYDLLADGFGPGFNGPLTIVAETPAAADHAALSTLVLKLKEVPGIAEVVAVPAAPDATVALVRVVPTTSPQAEETDELIDRLRSDVIPPVERGTTLRAHVGGQTALFKDFATVLEHRLPLFIGVIVALGFVLLLLAFRSLVVPLTAALMNLIAAAASFGLLVALFQWGWGGEAVAAGRAGPIESFLPMIMLSLLFGLSMDYQVFLVSRMHEEWVHSGDNARAVRVGLAETSRVINSAAVIMICVFSAFVLNGERQMAMFGIGLAGAVAMDAFVLRTVLVPALMHVLGRANWWLPAWLDRALPHVAVEPAEEPVSAAADQREPVGAGDRA
- a CDS encoding aromatase/cyclase, whose amino-acid sequence is MTVREVEHEITVQAPATEVYRLIAEVTNWPLIFPPSVYVDHVERGEREERIRIWATANGTAKNWTSHRTLDPEALRITFRQEVSAPPVAAMGGTWIIEPLGADSAKVRLLHDYRAVDDDPESLKWIDEAVDRNSRSELNALKVNVERATHEAELTFSFEDTVRIAGEAKDVYDFLNEAGLWTERLPHVKRVELTEETPGLQTLEMDTLAKDGSAHTTKSIRVCFPHEAIAYKQITLPALLLLHTGRWTLVEDGDGVLATSQHTCILNTDNITRILGPDADVEKAREFVTGALSTNSRATLGHAKDFAEARRG
- a CDS encoding FAD-dependent monooxygenase, whose translation is MTAEDEVTTDICVVGAGPAGLVLALLLVRSGVRVAVVEKHRAGQREFRGEILQPGAMRLLDELGVLAGARARGCHEHARFRLVEQDRVLLDIDYRALPAPYDHLLSIPQAHVLDELLLHLEKYEDFTYLDRRRVSGLVRENGVVRGVRADGAGGPVLVRARAVVGADGRFSKTRQLAGIDAGRTEAFDLDVLWFKLRSDEAPAPGGLRDVRVFRSGSSPVLAYDSFPDRIQVGWTLPHKGYQQVVTQGFEHVRSELARAVPPYADLIHEQIKSFKDVSLLDVFSGRAERWAADGLLLIGDAAHTHSPIGAQGINLAVQDAVLAHPVLVGAVRGQDASAGVLGEFERRRAPDIARMARLQTVQSRAMLSTGTFATRVRPRLAGVVRHTPLYRKILDTIAYGNKSIRIDGDLLVD
- a CDS encoding SDR family oxidoreductase gives rise to the protein MTTLEGAFTGKVAVVTGATRGVGLAVARTLCAAGARVIVNWAHSEADADSAVQELSGLKGEAFAVRADVTRAEELTGLLDRVRDEHGGIDVFVHSAASWHPSPAVGADPAHVRADIAAGIDPLLTAAPLLARAMEGRGGRIVAVSSSGARSVIPHYVGQGVAKAALESLVRYLAVELAGRGITVNAVATAKIDKGAATPNPQAAAVLAARTPAGRLTTPQDVADVVALLCTDEARWIHGQVITADGGLGLL
- a CDS encoding class I adenylate-forming enzyme family protein, with protein sequence MADATTRLDDLVAEAARAHPGRTAITAGERSLDFATLEAQVEATAGALRGLLPEPGAAVAVSSVLDPDFAVAYYAAVRAGLVTAVVNPLLREEGLLHVLSLCEARVALVDAGLYARLLPLREKLPHLRHIVLIGPAAAPAPASVAADLDPDPDQDEAPGVRTLAELVGAAHGAAAADPATRPGPDDVACVQFTSGTTGLPKGVRLTHRNVTTNAEQVAEAHLLDSGSVAVNHLPTYHPMHLNSAVRAGATQVLCLAPDPVDAVHEANRTGATHFYSLPVRLARLATAPVPDGLELTSVRYVASGGSALAPAAARALTERFGVPVFQGYGLAETSPLTHSDDPRRPAHGSVGRPVRDTECRIVDTESWSVLPQGSTGEVQLRGPQVMKGYIGRPDGSETDANGWFTTGDVGRIDESGRLFVVDRLRDVFKCDNFLVAPSEIEQVAARHPRVREVVVVGLPDERHGAVAAAFVVLTAEGRADAGAAVGDIVSYVAARVPYYQHVHHVELVDAIERSGNGKIQRRLLRDALVARLEATAAPKEAVAP